The genomic stretch CCCGAGGTAGCTGCGTGTATTCTTCCAACCGCTCAACCGCCACAATGTTCGTTTCAACCTCGGCAGTCATCCTGACCATGAAACTCAAGGTGGCGGATATCTGTAGCGCGTAGGAAATCGAAAGTCCAACCGTGGCTGGTCCAATCGTTTCGCGCGCCAGGACGGCGAACAATGCAGCAAACAGCACCACTAAGCTGCCGACAATTTCCAGCCGAACTGAGAGCCAACGATTTGCTAGAATGGTCGGATAGGACACTTTTTGGTTGTAGTCAACTTTTTCCTCCGATTCTTTGGTGAAACGGTTTTGCTCATTGTAGGCGCGGATGGTGGACTGACCGTTAATGCTTTCACCGAAGTGTGAATAGATGGGACTTCTGGTGACCGATTCCAATCGTTTCAGTTGTCGTGATGTTGCAATGTAAATTTTCTGTATAAAGTAGTAAATTACTGCTAACGGAGGTACAACGGCTAAGAAAATGGGCGTGGAAATGCCTATCACAACAAATACGCCGATTACGCTGAGGAAGAAGTATAACCACGCACGAATCGTCGCAGGTAAAACATTATCCATGACGTCCACGTCCTTTGAAAAGCGGTTGATAATTCTACCAAGTGGTGTAGTGTCAAAAAAGGACATGGGCATACGCATCGAACTCTCCAGCAGTTTGTCGTGTAGTTCTTTGGCCGCTTTCAGACAACCCAAGCCGAGAGCGACTGAACTGATGAAAAGTGCGATCGATTGGAATCCACCGAGTGCACCGTACACTCCCAAGTATACATCTCGCACCGAAGTATCAGTGATTGCCTTCGGATCCTCTGACCAATCTGTTAACCAAAGACTAGCGTATATACCGCTGCCCTGAGTAAGAACGCTAAAAATGATCGACCAAAGTCCGAGCGATAATCCGATTGCTTTGATGTATTTCAGGTACACTGTTAATGTTACGGCTCCCGTTGCAGACTCTTCCTTTTCGATGAGCGTTGATTTATCTGCTTGGGTGGCTAATGCGGTAGGTTTCTCTTTACCAGCACTTAGCCTAGACTCTTGTCGACTGATTCGTTTCTTTGGCTTGCGTTCATCGGATTGGCTGGACTGAGCTGAGATAGTCCGCTGTACGAGTTGACGGGCCGATTCGTCAGTTAGCACTTCCTGCAGCAGTTTCATTTCTGGAAGGGGGATAGATAAATACAGATTTTCAACTTTGTGTATAATTTGTAAAATGGCGAATACAACCTTCATCTTCTTCATCCAACTCTTGAATGTGTTGAGTAAGGAATTCGGCAAACGCTCCCTTCTGATCCAGCAGCCTTTGGTAGGAACCGCTTTCTGAAATCTCTCCATCCTTGACTACGAAAATTTCCTCCACAAACGGTAGGAAGGATATACCATGTGTTACCAGCAATCTCGATTTACCCACTAGCATCCCATCTGGTCCAATCACTTTCTCGAAGATGTGTTTACCAACATGCGCATCGACGGCACTAAGCGGATCATCGAATAGATAGGTATCAGCGTCAGCGTAGACAGCCCGGGCTAGCGCAACCCGCTGCTTCTGACCGCCAGAAAGATTGATACCCTTTTCGCCAATTTCGGTAAGATCTCCTCCCGGGAGCATGTCTAAATCAAGCTTCAAAGCGCAAGACTCGATGACTTTGTCGTACTTTTTCTGATCGAAGCGCTTTCCAAATAGGATATTTTCCTTGAGAGTCGCATTTTGGATCCACGCCTGCTGAGGAACGTACGCGATCGATCCATCGGTATTCACCGATCCGCTGATCTTCTCCATCTCTCCCAGCAGAGCCGATATGATTGAACTTTTACCCGTTCCAACACTTCCAACAATTGCCGACAATTGACCTTTCTTTAAAGACAGGTTGATAGATTTCAGTGTAGGTGCCTCATCACCCCAAGAAAATGTTCCATCTTCGATGTTCAGTGCATATTCACTTTTCTTGTGACTAACATTATTTGGGTCCAGCTCGGCACTGTTCATGAACTTATTGATACGTTTAATTGAAACCCAAGCTTGCATCGAGAAGGTCACCATCATAGGGAGCCATCCAAGAGGAAACCGTAAAATATTAAACAAAGCCAACGAAACAAACGCGGTCTGCGGATCCAGATGGTTGTTCTCGTCCATCAGAACATACACCGCAAAAGAAATAAGTGTGACCAGGAATGGAGCCATAGTAAAGGTGAAATAAACTCCCGCTCCGTAGTATGCCATCTTCTTAAGTATTCCGATTTCTTCACTGCGAACCTTAAGAATCGAATCCTGGAAGCTCTTCTCCCAAGCGTAGAGTTTCAATACTTTGATGCCACCGAGAATTTCATTCATTTGCTTCACTCTGTCGTCCTTGATCTTCATTTGCTCTACCTGTAGATCACGTAACTGTGTCGCCATAACACCGGATATCGGTGTCATCAATATCATCACGGCCAACCCAGCAAAAACAGCCACTCCAAGAATTTCATACAGCAGGTATAAACAGAGCGCGATAATTAGTGGTCCAGACCACAAAATATGCAGGTAGGAGGTGAGTTCAAAGAATCGCTGGGCGTCAACTGCCATCAAGTTTACGATTTCTCCCACCGTCGTATCCTTCTTCGCTGAGCTGGATATCCTCAGAGCTTTGCGGTAGATCCCACTAATAAGTCCAGTTCGAATGCGGAATCCGGTGAGGAATGTGTTGTAAAAGTATTGTCCGTTCAATAGTGCAATCAACATAGAAGTACCAAACAATCCAAAGGTCAATATAATTCCTTGCCAATCTGGACCTTGAAGAGCGATCCACGCCATTAGCTCCCTAAAAAGTAGGTTTGaactatcaaatttgaaaattgataaTGTCACTCAGACTTACTGCATCAAATACGGTGAGGCGAATTGCAATCCCGAAATGGCCAACTGAAATATACCAGCAAACCAGAATGGGCCTCCGTAGGCTTTGACAATAGCTGGCAGCACGGATCCGTTTGTTTGTCCATACGGTTTAAACTCTGACGTTGGCTTCCCGGCCTTCTTATCCGCTGCCTGCTGTTTACGATGACCCTTCTCCACACTCTCGTACCAGTATTTATCAAACGGCGGGACCAACTCCTTGGAAGCATCCTGTGGATTGATGTCATGCATATCTTCGATCTCCAGAGGATTCCGAAAGCCCTTCCACGTGTAGGAATCGAAATAGAAGAAAAACAGCCGCACGAAAAAGCTTGACCGCAGCTCCGGATTGGGGTGTTTGGTCTCCGGGAAGTCACTGTATTCCGGTTCCTGATCCGGGAACAATTCCATCACAAAAATAAGGCATATGAATGCGTACTGGATGATGTAGCTGATGTATTGGTACTCCCAGAAGTTCACCGTATCACCGGAAACCTCTCCACGAATTTCTTTGTTCTGCACTTCGGTACGCAGTTGAATAATGCCGAAGAACAGTCGCATAAACCAGAAGATGAAGATTGTTCCCGAGCTTCGGATGCCATATTTTCTTTGGAAGAAGTAGAGCGCTAGAGTAGCTAactgaaaaattgaaacaaaaaattagCTTTGAAGCGCAGTGTTCAACAAACGGGTTCAGTATGCTCACATAGGTAACGGCATTCAGGACAGCGGTCACGATTTGAACATCAAACAGTCCTTGTTCGTGTTTATAGTTCACCACCATACCCAGATCGATCCAATTCATGCACATTAGCGTAAAAACGATCAGCATCTTGCTGAGATTGTACCAATTCCATGGGATGTCTCGAAACCGAGACGTTCGGTACTTGTGAATTTCATAGATGGAAAAAATGAACAGGAACAGACACGGAATCCACTGGAAAATCACTCGCTGGAAGCAGAACGTCAGGTCCGGATTGCTCTCGCGCCATTCTAGCGTGCCGTCCTGAGGAAGAGTGATAAATAGGATAACCGTATGGATATTTGCTGTTAATAGGTATTAGGAGATTGAAGATTAAAACATTTTCTTTGTGATTCTCTAAGCTTTCAAACGCTAACGATTTGCTTGCAGTTTAAGGTGATTCAATcgggattttgtttttttctcatttgtcaTCGTTAGCTACTGCCGATAACATTCCTGTGTGATGCTTTGAGTGAATGCGATAAGCTGTCAATTGTTTTCATTCTGCAGAGACCATTTTGCTAAAAGTGTGAAAGTAGGCAGCGCAGTGACAAGCGCGGTATCTGCATTtgaagtgtttattttttttgccttcCATTCTTCCGCAGCTGTGAGTTAACGCATTTGAAAAATACGCATGAAAGAGGTTAAGGTTGTTTAATCCTTTTTACACTTATCTGTCAAAGTCTGTACGCAGACAACTGATGAGCTTGCAGAATTTTAACTGCGTATCTGAAAAGATCGTTTTGGTTTAGGTCTCTAGGTTCAGGTTAGAAGATAGATCTCTCATAATCAACCGTTCTGAAAGTTACTactaatggtaaatattttgTTATTGTAGAGGTTTTTTGCATCATAGCTAAGACACACCATTGTCTTTTAGAATTGCTGTTCGTTCATGTTTATGATACCATTTCTTGTTCTTTTGTCCCGTTTTATTCACTACGTTCCAATACTACGCTTATGGGCAATTATCCTGCAACTGTATCACACTCTGGGACAACATAAGTAATTTCACTAGACAACATGACCGATAATCGCGATGTAAATCACTATTGTAGAATTGCTAATCACTGATAACCATCGACAGAGACATCGAAAATCGTCTGTTTATTGCACCAGGAAAAGTGCCAGTTGTTCTTTTTTATGAGTTTGTATGGCGCACCAAATTGGCAAATCATCCTCTATCAACAAGGTGACAGTTTTCGAAGCGATTAAATTGATTACACCAAGCATGTTTTCACGTGGCTCAGTTTGtttcagtctttttcaaatatagATATTTTCACGATACTTTGATTAACACATAACACGATTTTTCTAATATAACGAGTTTATGAAAGCACGCGTTTTTATGTAACACCCGTGCAAAAACCCATGTGAATACCCTCATACGTATGGCAAATATCATTATAAGCCAAATTACACCCTCAACTGATAAGATTACACTACTCCGCCAATCGATGGGCTCGGAAATGGCAAAACTCAAAATCATGTATTTCCTCTTCTGATACAGCATCATCTACCACCCACTATTTTCAACGATACACACCCAGAAGGGACTTCCGCAAAACTCCTCGAAAGCCATGGACAACTCTCCAGGCTGATGATTCAGTACAGCAAACTGGAAACTTCGTACACTCCGTAATATCACCGAAACCTGAAACGCGCGACTAAACCCTCACGACCTGTCGGTCGTTTCTTATATAGATTGCCGGCCGTTATCAGGAGGACCCCGAAGTGTTGATTTGATAACCAATCCGCCGTGCTCTCCGTTCGCGCGTTTCTCTCTTTCACAATATTGACAATGTGCCGATAGGAAGCACTATTGTTGATTATCTGCACCGATTGACTGAATAAATGGATTATGATATCTAGCAATGGATATTACTGATTGCTATATCTTATAAATTACATCATTTCTATTGGAGGCATGCATCAGCTGGTCTAGAATTTTGGGAGAGTAAATACTAAATACTGAGTAACAATTGCGAAATGATATCAAATGATAGCCTATTTGACGTCAATATGAACGGTGGCCAATGAATCATTGGATGTAGAAGCAGGTACAGCATAGAAAACTCCTGGACCAATGATTCGAAAAATGAATCGAATTGATTGCAAGAACaataatattagaattttcTAGTGCTCCTGCTTTTAATCACGTTTTCAAGCGTCTCATGAGACCGATAACAGAATAACAGTTTGCATAACAGATAACGGCTAGTAGATTTATCTAGCCATTTCAGCGTTTGTTTAACAACATCGTCTGtcgaaaaaaattatatcaTTAAATTTATCCAAAATCTGCAGGGAGTAGGTAATCAAATGTTGGAAAAGAATAATAGGAAGAAGAACAATAACTAATCTTATTTTGACTTCTTTTAAATCGTATAGATACATTACAATAAAATAGATACCTAACAGCATTCTAAAGTATGATGTAACAAAA from Wyeomyia smithii strain HCP4-BCI-WySm-NY-G18 chromosome 3, ASM2978416v1, whole genome shotgun sequence encodes the following:
- the LOC129731995 gene encoding multidrug resistance-associated protein 1-like, with product MAFEEFCGSPFWDGTLEWRESNPDLTFCFQRVIFQWIPCLFLFIFSIYEIHKYRTSRFRDIPWNWYNLSKMLIVFTLMCMNWIDLGMVVNYKHEQGLFDVQIVTAVLNAVTYLATLALYFFQRKYGIRSSGTIFIFWFMRLFFGIIQLRTEVQNKEIRGEVSGDTVNFWEYQYISYIIQYAFICLIFVMELFPDQEPEYSDFPETKHPNPELRSSFFVRLFFFYFDSYTWKGFRNPLEIEDMHDINPQDASKELVPPFDKYWYESVEKGHRKQQAADKKAGKPTSEFKPYGQTNGSVLPAIVKAYGGPFWFAGIFQLAISGLQFASPYLMQELMAWIALQGPDWQGIILTFGLFGTSMLIALLNGQYFYNTFLTGFRIRTGLISGIYRKALRISSSAKKDTTVGEIVNLMAVDAQRFFELTSYLHILWSGPLIIALCLYLLYEILGVAVFAGLAVMILMTPISGVMATQLRDLQVEQMKIKDDRVKQMNEILGGIKVLKLYAWEKSFQDSILKVRSEEIGILKKMAYYGAGVYFTFTMAPFLVTLISFAVYVLMDENNHLDPQTAFVSLALFNILRFPLGWLPMMVTFSMQAWVSIKRINKFMNSAELDPNNVSHKKSEYALNIEDGTFSWGDEAPTLKSINLSLKKGQLSAIVGSVGTGKSSIISALLGEMEKISGSVNTDGSIAYVPQQAWIQNATLKENILFGKRFDQKKYDKVIESCALKLDLDMLPGGDLTEIGEKGINLSGGQKQRVALARAVYADADTYLFDDPLSAVDAHVGKHIFEKVIGPDGMLVGKSRLLVTHGISFLPFVEEIFVVKDGEISESGSYQRLLDQKGAFAEFLTQHIQELDEEDEEMKLLQEVLTDESARQLVQRTISAQSSQSDERKPKKRISRQESRLSAGKEKPTALATQADKSTLIEKEESATGAVTLTVYLKYIKAIGLSLGLWSIIFSVLTQGSGIYASLWLTDWSEDPKAITDTSVRDVYLGVYGALGGFQSIALFISSVALGLGCLKAAKELHDKLLESSMRMPMSFFDTTPLGRIINRFSKDVDVMDNVLPATIRAWLYFFLSVIGVFVVIGISTPIFLAVVPPLAVIYYFIQKIYIATSRQLKRLESVTRSPIYSHFGESINGQSTIRAYNEQNRFTKESEEKVDYNQKVSYPTILANRWLSVRLEIVGSLVVLFAALFAVLARETIGPATVGLSISYALQISATLSFMVRMTAEVETNIVAVERLEEYTQLPREAEWQKGSVSKDWPSEGTVEFKDLQMRYREGLDLVIRGISLHVNGGEKVGIVGRTGAGKSSLTLGLFRIVEAAGGQIIIDGVDIAKIGLHQVRGRLTIIPQDPVLFSGSLRMNIDPFGSYTDDQVWKALELSHLKTFVKGLPAGLEHEIAENGENLSVGQRQLVCLARAVLRKTKVLILDEATAAVDLETDDLIQKTIRTEFADCTILTIAHRLNTILDSDRVLVLDKGLVAECDTPQNLLADKQSVFYGMAKNAGIVS